A genomic window from Chanodichthys erythropterus isolate Z2021 chromosome 1, ASM2448905v1, whole genome shotgun sequence includes:
- the sorbs2b gene encoding sorbin and SH3 domain-containing protein 1 isoform X3, whose translation MPGLFDIKTQEGEIFNMNTDSGGHIRKSATLLLTLTPMKRIQSSPNLYSLTDSESQSKDSDLWRPSSSTSDGLRNGDMCSSSLAAKGYRSVRPNFQDKKSPTPAKEHSVHSHRLLSTEDQISCSSQAEQSYMYPPSRELERHVAFFAIRINPKPQISGRRTQALSLRPPTPPKRMDLPDSHSRPCPPLPSAAPPVPEVPVLLKQSYPGTALTSQSLPNRLRFSLDFISSRAPDHHPETPSPGPPSPGSEPLLGQSRCSSRTQSEASTAVLEELRACGLGPEGGTRTPSPTLSQMSAVTDNIWLHFPAASTANGQMTVNGGLTVPASPCSHLQRPFSPSTYPPPPSLSPSITAMQQARTTASESSTPIYTNVDPPARAPQTDRKETTGKAPQYTGIGPVDESGIPIAIRTTVDRPKDWYKTMFKQIHVVPKSENEWPASRTATDPVTNKHAAPNAVQAHPAPKTGTYRPITKSVSDNGVYGFRVPAPSSLPSALPTSASTQQRSGEREAPQRGRSTPDMNEWGPPDRKVDTRKYRAEPRSIFDYEPGKSSVLEQERTTSNLRPEDIDLENEPWYKFFAELEFGRPPPKKRLDYNPESSPRFRAETSLYQPSSDRSLERPSSSVNDNKRRRKSEPATAQPRAQSNVGTTQTSVRPPELPKSSSTQRNPLTSPGSLAATRTKDQDTSREYSYPDVGSHTQQSRRQTPEVREKLPARAIYDFKAQTAKELTFKKGETVYITRQIDNNWYEGEYHGHVGIFPISYVEKIPPSERHQPARPPPPAQSREIGEAIARYNFNADTNVELSLRKGERVILLRQVDKNWFEGKIPGTNKQGIFPVSYVDVVKKTTVQSTGQPPGPSIPTSYSSDRLNSRPSSARTLFNSPSPTVRPFSSSSPSPQRAAHLQAITSEWLALTLGLSPSGTPAPTPPPFPSNFQPYYEVLDSAISPSPASSMLGRSPALTPRSSTPALKEGHFIPIFSPKSYMSPEPSLSPQPYLTSASFTPSPTSPSFDTSPRSASVIEILSSQKSDLPEKELQLFSDCKDHYKPGQTDSPKLRSPIDLVVFEAHESPLDILPPKDPDDDLCEELVSIIKASQSKGTFIEEEGFYHQEPDIMEKLPRLFIEEEPKEDNGFLNEPLTSNTFAPVQPAQSEGSDSEMSLPFTQPSSAKYSPPSPRSTPPLPGVSQSPPPSAKLFPRQDLRSSKVKPVLRRDVVVVGKPPRSPVMSRRSCGSPVRGQNFSPSHRSQRQAYVHDPLQGVGEPFQALYNYTPRNEDELELKEGDVVDVMEKCDDGWFVGTCRRTKFFGTFPGNYVKRM comes from the exons ACAGTGGAGGACATATCCGCAAAAGCGCCACGCTTTTACTCACTCTAACCCCCATGAAGAGAATCCAGAGCTCACCAAACCTATACTCGCTCACAG ACTCTGAATCACAATCCAAAGATTCAG ATTTATGGAGGCCCAGCAGCAGCACCAGTGATGGTCTGAGAAACGGTGACATGTGCTCTTCCTCTCTGGCAGCTAAAGGATACAGAAGTGTCAGGCCCAACTTTCAGGATAAAAAGTCTCCCACACCA GCAAAAGAGCATAGTGTCCATTCCCACAGACTGCTGTCCACAGAGGACCAAATCTCATGCTCTTCACAAGCAGAGCAGTCCTACATGTACCCCCCATCTAGGGAGTTGGAGAGACACGTAGCTTTCTTCGCCATTCGCATTAACCCTAAGCCACAGATATCGGGACGGCGCACACAGGCACTTTCTTTGAGACCCCCCACCCCTCCTAAACGGATGGACCTCCCGGATAGCCACTCACGCCCCTGCCCTCCACTGCCATCTGCAGCCCCTCCAGTG CCTGAGGTTCCAGTCCTTCTTAAACAAAGCTATCCTGGAACAGCACTGACCTCACAGTCACTCCCTAATCGGCTCAGATTCTCCCTCGATTTCATCAGCTCCAGAGCACCTGACCATCACCCCGAGACCCCTTCTCCAGGCCCTCCCTCTCCCGGCTCGGAGCCTCTACTGGGGCAGAGCCGCTGCTCTTCCCGCACTCAGAGCGAAGCATCCACAGCAGTGCTGGAGGAGTTGAGGGCTTGTGGACTAGGCCCAGAGGGTGGCACTCGTACCCCTTCTCCAACCCTCAGCCAGATGAGTGCGGTCACAGACAACATCTGGTTACACTTCCCTGCAGCTAGCACCGCTAAT GGCCAGATGACTGTGAACGGGGGTCTGACTGTGCCAGCAAGTCCTTGTAGTCACCTCCAAAGACCCTTCTCTCCCTCAACATACCCTCCTCCTCCTTCACTGAGCCCTAGTATTACAGCCATGCAGCAGGCTAGAACCACTG CCTCTGAGTCCAGCACTCCAATCTACACCAACGTGGATCCTCCAGCAAGAGCGCCACAGACTGACAGAAAAGAAACAACAGGGAAAGCTCCGCAATATACTGGCATTGGTCCTGTGGATGAGTCTGGGATTCCCATTGCCATACGAACG ACCGTTGACAGGCCAAAAGATTGGTACAAGACCATGTTCAAACAGATTCATGTGGTGCCTAAATCAG AGAACGAGTGGCCGGCATCCCGTACTGCCACAGACCCTGTTACAA ATAAGCATGCTGCCCCTAATGCTGTTCAGGCCCATCCTGCACCTAAAACCGGCACTTACCGGCCTATCACCAAGAGTGTCTCTGATAATGGCGTATACGGTTTCAGGGTGCCTGCTCCCTCTTCTCTCCCTTCTGCTCTGCCCACATCAGCATCCACACAACAGAGATCCGGTGAAAGGGAGGCACCACAGAGAGGGAGGAGCACACCTGACAT GAATGAGTGGGGTCCTCCTGATAGAAAGGTTGACACACGGAAATACAGAGCAGAGCCGAGGAGTATTTTTGACTATGAGCCGGGGAAGTCGTCTGTTTTAGAGCAAGAAAGAACG ACAAGTAACTTAAGACCTGAGGACATAGATTTAGAGAATGAGCCGTGGTATAAGTTCTTTGCTGAACTGGAGTTTGGGCGGCCG CCTCCAAAAAAACGTCTTGATTACAATCCAGAGAGCTCACCTCGATTCCGCGCAGAG ACCTCCCTTTATCAGCCATCCTCAGACAGGAGCCTTGAAAGGCCATCAAG CTCTGTAAATGATAACAAGAGGAGACGGAAATCCGAACCTGCAACAGCTCAGCCTAGGGCACAGAGCAATGTGGGCACAACACAAACGTCTGTGAGACCACCAGAGCTGCCCAAGAGCAGCAGCACACAGAGGAATCCCCTCACCAGCCCCGGTTCCCTCGCGGCCACCAGGACTAAAG ATCAGGACACATCCAGAGAATACTCTTACCCTGATGTGGGCAGCCACACACAGCAGAGCAGAAGACAAACCCCTGAAGTCAGAGAG AAACTGCCAGCCAGAGCAATATATGACTTCAAAGCACAGACAGCGAA AGAGCTGACGTTTAAGAAAGGAGAGACGGTATACATCACTCGGCAGATAGATAATAACTGGTATGAAGGAGAATATCATGGACATGTGGGCATCTTCCCCATCTCATATGTTGAG AAAATCCCTCCTTCAGAGCGACATCAGCCAGCGAGACCTCCTCCTCCAGCTCAAAGCAGAGAAATTGGAGAAGCAATTGCCCGCTACAACTTTAATGCTGATACTAATGTGGAACTTTCATTaagaaaa GGCGAGCGCGTTATTCTGTTGCGGCAGGTGGATAAGAACTGGTTTGAGGGCAAGATCCCAGGTACAAACAAACAAGGGATTTTTCCAGTGTCTTATGTGGATGTCGTTAAGAAGACCACAGTACAAAGTACTGGTCAACCTCCTGGGCCCAGTATACCCACCAGCTACTCCAGTGACAGACTGAACAGTAGG CCGTCATCTGCACGTACCCTCTTCAACTCTCCATCCCCAACTGTCCGTCCATTCTCCTCATCCTCTCCTAGTCCACAAAGAGCCGCACACCTTCAGGCCATCACCAGCGAGTGGTTGGCCCTCACTCTGGGTCTGTCTCCTTCAGGAACCCCTGCCCCTACACCTCCTCCCTTCCCTTCCAATTTCCAGCCATACTATGAAGTGTTGGACTCTGCCATCTCCCCTTCTCCCGCCTCCTCCATGCTGGGCCGCTCTCCAGCCCTCACTCCCCGCTCCTCCACTCCTGCGCTCAAAGAGGGCCACTTCATTCCCATCTTCTCCCCAAAGTCTTACATGTCCCCCGAACCCAGCCTGTCACCACAACCTTACCTCACCTCCGCCTCCTTCACTCCTTCGCCCACCTCACCCTCATTCGACACCAGCCCCAGGTCTGCCAGTGTCATAGAGATACTCTCCAGTCAAAAATCAGATTTACCTGAGAAGGAACTGCAGTTGTTCTCAGATTGCAAAGACCACTATAAACCAGGCCAGACAGACTCCCCTAAATTGCGTAGCCCTATTGACTTGGTTGTTTTTGAGGCGCATGAATCCCCATTGGATATTCTGCCACCAAAAGACCCCGATGATGATCTATGTGAGGAGTTAGTGTCAATCATTAAGGCCAGCCAATCAAAGGGCACATTCATAGAAGAAGAGGGATTTTATCACCAGGAACCAGATATAATGGAAAAGCTTCCCAGACTGTTTATAGAGGAAGAGCCGAAAGAAGACAACGGCTTCTTAAATGAACCCCTGACATCAAATACGTTTGCTCCAGTCCAACCCGCCCAGAGTGAGGGTTCAGATAGTGAG ATGTCATTGCCGTTCACACAGCCCTCATCGGCTAAATACTCTCCCCCCTCCCCGCGCTCCACCCCCCCTTTGCCTGGGGTTTCACAGTCGCCCCCTCCCTCTGCAAAACTGTTCCCTCGACAGGACCTCCGCTCCTCAAAGGTCAAG CCTGTGTTAAGGCGTGATGTTGTGGTTGTTGGTAAGCCCCCTCGTAGCCCTGTGATGTCTAGGAGGTCCTGCGGATCGCCTGTTAGAGGTCAAAACTTTTCACCATCTCATAGG tCCCAAAGACAAGCATATGTCCATGATCCGCTTCAAGGTGTAGGAGAACC ATTTCAAGCCCTGTATAACTACACGCCACGAAATGAAGATGAGCTGGAGCTGAAGGAGGGGGATGTTGTTGACGTCATGGAGAAGTGCGATGATGGATGGTTTGTGG gaACGTGCAGGAGAACCAAATTTTTTGGAACCTTTCCTGGGAACTATGTGAAGCGGATGTAA